Proteins from one Globicephala melas chromosome 21, mGloMel1.2, whole genome shotgun sequence genomic window:
- the DEFB108B gene encoding LOW QUALITY PROTEIN: beta-defensin 108B (The sequence of the model RefSeq protein was modified relative to this genomic sequence to represent the inferred CDS: deleted 1 base in 1 codon) gives MENVVRSPKQLQKVFSPPGNWETGRAGFKEVCERPNGSCQEFCIDSEIQAGRRVDGRPCRLPTVHVPEVDPATPREH, from the exons ATGGAGAATGTGGTTCGCTCGCCCAAGCAACTGCAGAAAGTTTTCAGTCCACCTGGCAACTGGGAAACTG GCAGGGCCGGTTTCAAGGAAGTCTGTGAGCGT CCAAACGGCTCCTGCCAGGAATTCTGCATCGACTCAGAAATCCAGGCTGGGAGGCGTGTGGACGGCCGACCATGCCGTCTGCCCACGGTGCACGTGCCTGAAGTCGACCCTGCTACACCCAGGGAGCACTGA